A portion of the Tenacibaculum todarodis genome contains these proteins:
- a CDS encoding DUF420 domain-containing protein yields MNNQLQEKKYKKIITILSIAIPVAVAALFVIKIPNVEPLRFLPPIYASINALTAVLLVTAVVAIKKGNKKLHEQLNTTAIICSVLFLVLYVAYHMTSDSTKFGGEGIVKYIYYFILFTHILLSIIIIPFVLITFMRARLGNFPEHKKIAKITFPLWLYVAVTGVIVYLMISPYYI; encoded by the coding sequence ATGAATAACCAATTACAAGAAAAGAAATACAAAAAAATAATAACAATTTTATCAATTGCTATTCCAGTAGCTGTTGCCGCATTATTTGTTATTAAGATTCCTAATGTAGAACCTTTACGTTTTTTACCGCCAATTTATGCATCTATAAATGCATTAACAGCCGTTTTATTAGTTACAGCAGTTGTTGCCATAAAGAAAGGCAATAAAAAGTTACATGAACAATTAAACACAACAGCAATTATATGTTCTGTTTTGTTTTTAGTTTTATATGTAGCCTATCATATGACATCAGATTCTACAAAATTTGGTGGAGAAGGAATTGTTAAATATATCTATTATTTTATATTATTTACACATATTTTATTGTCGATAATTATTATTCCGTTTGTATTAATTACCTTTATGAGAGCTAGGTTGGGTAATTTCCCAGAACATAAAAAGATAGCAAAGATTACATTTCCATTATGGTTATATGTTGCTGTAACTGGAGTTATAGTGTATTTAATGATTTCA
- a CDS encoding SCO family protein produces MNKKHSYIGISFIVLLFGIYAVPKIVKHFQKADLHTFTKVPAFEFTNQEGKTITNQDYLGKVYVVEFFFSTCPTICPIMNEQMLTIQNEFFGNPEFGIASISITPEIDTPKVLKEYADRMGITHKNWHLLTGKPEADVYKLSNHGFKLYAGKGEQDHGGFEHSGLFALVDKDGYIRSRYDEHGNPIMYYRALPEQSFPNQISELKKDIKLLLNE; encoded by the coding sequence ATGAATAAAAAACACTCATATATAGGTATTTCATTTATTGTATTACTCTTCGGAATTTACGCAGTTCCAAAAATTGTAAAGCATTTTCAGAAGGCAGATTTGCATACTTTTACTAAAGTGCCTGCTTTTGAGTTTACAAACCAAGAAGGAAAAACAATTACAAATCAAGATTACTTAGGAAAGGTATATGTTGTTGAGTTTTTCTTTTCAACTTGCCCAACAATTTGCCCAATTATGAATGAGCAAATGCTTACTATACAAAATGAATTTTTTGGCAATCCAGAATTTGGGATAGCTTCAATTTCAATTACACCAGAAATTGATACACCTAAAGTTTTAAAAGAGTATGCGGATAGAATGGGAATTACGCATAAAAACTGGCATTTATTAACTGGGAAACCAGAAGCAGATGTGTATAAATTATCTAATCATGGTTTTAAATTATATGCTGGAAAAGGAGAACAAGATCATGGTGGGTTTGAGCATTCTGGTTTATTCGCTTTAGTAGATAAAGACGGTTATATTCGCTCACGTTATGATGAACATGGAAACCCAATAATGTATTATAGAGCACTACCTGAACAATCGTTTCCTAATCAAATTTCAGAATTAAAAAAAGACATTAAACTGTTGTTAAATGAATAA
- a CDS encoding cytochrome C oxidase subunit IV family protein, with product MAHAHESNTKKIWIVFGLLSLITIVEVIFGIIKPDVLHLTSFLGTSPLNWIFIILTLVKAYYITWAFMHMDGEKKWLRRSVVWSSVFLISYLVTLLLIEGGYLYETLAPLVKW from the coding sequence ATGGCACACGCACACGAATCAAACACAAAGAAAATCTGGATAGTTTTTGGATTATTATCTCTTATAACTATTGTTGAAGTAATTTTTGGAATTATAAAACCAGATGTTTTACACCTTACTAGCTTTTTAGGCACAAGTCCTTTAAACTGGATCTTTATTATCTTAACATTAGTAAAAGCTTACTACATTACTTGGGCATTTATGCACATGGATGGTGAAAAAAAATGGTTAAGACGATCGGTAGTTTGGTCATCGGTGTTTTTAATATCATATTTAGTTACCTTGCTATTAATTGAAGGTGGTTATTTATACGAAACATTAGCACCACTTGTAAAATGGTAA
- a CDS encoding cytochrome c oxidase subunit 3, with protein sequence MEANVAIPSDSKETWGGGGVKPFGASYGKMMMWFFIVSDALTFSGFLAAYGLTRFKFIDSWPIADEVFTHFPFLHGVHAPMYYVALMTFILIFSSVTMVLAVDAGHQMKKKKVTFYMFLTIVGGIIFLGSQAWEWKNFINGSYGAVKTTDGKVLQFVKDGHQIALADFVTGDRMDERVQQTPTNGLWFEGEGAMSQYSVAQVQKSFASNPDVAIRSELIDPATKQKIILSREKGLAELAKAKLVVEGANLKVNEYGNTIFADFFFFITGFHGFHVFTGVLINIIIFFNVILGTYERRGHYEMVEKVGLYWHFVDLVWVFVFTFFYLV encoded by the coding sequence ATGGAAGCAAATGTTGCTATACCTTCTGACAGCAAAGAAACTTGGGGCGGAGGCGGAGTAAAACCTTTTGGAGCTAGTTACGGTAAAATGATGATGTGGTTTTTTATCGTGTCTGATGCATTAACCTTTTCTGGTTTTTTAGCCGCTTATGGTTTAACTCGTTTTAAATTTATTGACTCTTGGCCAATTGCCGATGAAGTGTTTACTCACTTCCCATTTTTACACGGTGTACACGCACCAATGTATTATGTGGCTTTAATGACCTTTATTTTAATATTTTCTTCGGTAACAATGGTGTTGGCTGTAGATGCTGGTCATCAAATGAAAAAAAAGAAAGTTACTTTCTATATGTTTTTAACTATTGTTGGAGGAATTATATTCTTAGGTTCACAAGCTTGGGAATGGAAAAACTTTATTAATGGTTCTTACGGAGCAGTTAAAACTACAGATGGTAAAGTTTTACAATTTGTAAAAGACGGTCATCAAATAGCACTTGCAGATTTTGTAACTGGAGATAGAATGGACGAACGTGTTCAACAAACGCCTACAAACGGTTTATGGTTTGAAGGAGAAGGAGCTATGTCTCAATATTCTGTAGCTCAAGTTCAAAAATCATTTGCTTCAAATCCAGATGTAGCTATTCGTTCGGAGTTAATAGATCCGGCAACCAAACAAAAAATAATTTTATCAAGAGAAAAAGGTTTAGCAGAACTTGCTAAAGCTAAATTAGTGGTAGAAGGAGCAAACTTAAAAGTAAATGAATATGGTAATACAATTTTTGCCGATTTCTTTTTCTTTATTACAGGTTTTCACGGTTTTCACGTATTTACAGGAGTATTGATAAATATCATCATTTTCTTTAATGTAATCTTAGGAACTTACGAACGAAGAGGACATTATGAAATGGTAGAAAAAGTAGGATTATATTGGCACTTTGTAGATTTAGTTTGGGTATTTGTATTTACCTTCTTCTACTTAGTTTAA
- a CDS encoding cytochrome c oxidase subunit 3 yields MNNREQVDKELTVARRKSAKPMLWVSMISMVMFFAGLTSAYVISMKRDDWVTFDLPQAFYISTALIVLSSITLFISQKLLKKDNVPTSRIFLIITLILGIGFIWYQYVGFDQLKSSGLYFTGPGSTVSTSFIIGITLMHVLHLIAGVIVLLVVIYNHFKNKYNATETLGFELGAIFWHFVDVLWIYLFFFFYFIR; encoded by the coding sequence ATGAATAATAGAGAACAAGTAGATAAAGAATTAACTGTAGCTAGAAGAAAATCTGCAAAACCTATGTTATGGGTTTCAATGATTAGTATGGTTATGTTTTTTGCAGGTTTAACAAGTGCTTATGTTATTAGCATGAAACGTGATGATTGGGTAACTTTTGATTTGCCTCAAGCGTTTTATATAAGTACAGCATTAATTGTTTTAAGTAGTATAACATTATTTATATCGCAAAAATTATTAAAAAAAGATAATGTACCAACATCAAGAATATTTCTAATAATTACATTAATTTTAGGAATTGGATTTATTTGGTATCAATATGTAGGCTTTGATCAACTAAAAAGTTCTGGACTTTATTTTACTGGTCCAGGGAGCACAGTGTCTACTTCTTTTATCATTGGAATAACATTAATGCATGTTTTACACCTAATTGCAGGTGTAATTGTGTTATTAGTTGTTATTTATAATCATTTTAAAAACAAGTATAATGCCACGGAAACGCTTGGTTTTGAGCTAGGTGCAATCTTTTGGCATTTTGTAGATGTACTATGGATTTATCTATTTTTCTTTTTCTATTTTATTAGATGA
- the cyoE gene encoding heme o synthase, translating to MNSTIISNNKTSVKTLISDFKQLTKVGLSLSVVFSSVAGYLLAAETINYTTLILLTIGGFLMVGASNAFNQVIEKDTDALMQRTKDRPLPTGRMSVNTALTIAILFTIVGLSILYYINPKTALFGAISIFLYACAYTPLKAVTPLTVFVGAIPGAIPFMLGWVAATNQFGIEAGMLFMIQFFWQFPHFWAIGWLQFEEYKKAGFGMLPMNKKDKGAVKQIIFYTIIMILVSVAPVLKMSGNFYICPLTAIIIALLGGIMLYFGIKLHKSESNIDARKLMLSSVLYITLVQIIYVVDKFLH from the coding sequence ATGAATTCTACCATTATTTCAAACAATAAAACATCTGTGAAAACGCTCATTTCAGACTTTAAACAACTTACCAAAGTAGGCTTGTCTTTAAGTGTTGTTTTTTCTTCGGTTGCAGGTTATTTATTGGCGGCAGAAACTATAAATTATACTACCTTAATTTTACTTACAATTGGTGGTTTCTTAATGGTTGGTGCTTCAAACGCTTTTAATCAAGTAATTGAGAAAGACACCGATGCTTTAATGCAAAGAACCAAAGATAGACCTTTACCAACAGGTAGAATGAGTGTAAATACAGCTTTAACAATAGCAATTCTATTTACAATTGTTGGTCTTTCAATTTTATATTACATAAACCCTAAAACGGCTTTATTTGGGGCTATTTCAATATTTTTGTATGCTTGTGCTTATACACCGTTAAAAGCGGTAACACCATTAACTGTTTTTGTAGGAGCAATTCCAGGTGCAATTCCTTTTATGTTAGGTTGGGTTGCAGCAACAAATCAGTTTGGTATAGAAGCAGGAATGCTTTTTATGATTCAATTTTTCTGGCAATTTCCTCACTTTTGGGCAATTGGATGGTTACAATTTGAAGAATATAAAAAAGCAGGATTTGGTATGTTACCAATGAATAAAAAAGATAAAGGTGCTGTAAAGCAAATTATTTTTTACACAATAATAATGATTTTAGTTTCTGTTGCACCAGTTTTAAAAATGTCAGGAAACTTTTATATATGTCCATTAACAGCAATAATTATAGCACTATTAGGTGGAATTATGTTGTACTTTGGAATAAAGTTACACAAATCTGAAAGTAATATTGATGCGCGTAAATTAATGTTGTCGAGTGTTTTATATATAACGCTAGTGCAAATAATTTATGTCGTAGATAAATTTTTACATTAA
- a CDS encoding acyltransferase, with translation MSDFFAHETAVIDNGCTIGNGTKIWHFSHIMPNCTIGEGCNIGQNVVVSPEVILGKNVKVQNNVSIYTGVICQDDVFLGPSMVFTNVINPRSAVNRKNEYLKTTVKKGASIGANATIVCGNDIGEFAFIGAGAVVVKEVLPYSLVVGNPSKHIGWVSEYGHRLNFDENGLATCSESLEKYQLKENRVTKL, from the coding sequence ATGAGTGATTTTTTTGCACATGAAACGGCTGTTATAGACAACGGATGTACAATTGGAAATGGTACAAAAATTTGGCATTTCAGTCATATTATGCCAAATTGTACTATTGGAGAAGGTTGTAATATTGGTCAGAATGTTGTAGTTTCTCCAGAAGTAATTTTGGGTAAAAATGTAAAAGTTCAAAATAATGTTTCTATTTATACAGGTGTAATTTGCCAAGATGATGTTTTTCTTGGGCCATCAATGGTTTTTACGAATGTTATAAACCCAAGAAGTGCTGTAAATCGTAAAAATGAATACCTGAAAACTACTGTAAAAAAAGGTGCCAGTATTGGTGCAAATGCAACCATTGTTTGTGGAAATGATATAGGTGAGTTTGCTTTTATTGGAGCAGGTGCTGTTGTTGTTAAAGAAGTTTTACCGTATTCTTTAGTTGTTGGTAATCCATCAAAACACATTGGTTGGGTTAGTGAATATGGTCATCGCCTTAATTTTGATGAAAACGGATTGGCAACTTGCTCAGAGAGTTTAGAAAAATATCAACTAAAAGAAAATAGAGTTACAAAACTTTAA
- the deoC gene encoding deoxyribose-phosphate aldolase — MNINNYIDSTYLKTAEQAHISVEETTQRNVELIEDAIKYEMKLVMLRSNYITVAKELISENNSEVLIGTVIDFPEGNSSVDVKISEAKKAIELGADELDFVINYNAFKNGDLTLIKTEVVNCTKLCLENNKTVKWIIEIAALSNEEIIVLSQLIKNIVISNFEESNFENIFVKSSTGFFQTENNKPSGATFEAMKLIVENASPLKIKAAGGVKTLEQAKKMISIGVDRIGTSSAKQIILNLNTETDY; from the coding sequence ATGAATATCAACAATTACATAGATAGTACCTATCTTAAAACCGCTGAACAGGCTCATATTTCTGTTGAAGAAACTACTCAAAGAAATGTTGAGCTTATTGAAGATGCAATTAAATATGAAATGAAGTTGGTAATGCTTCGTAGCAACTATATTACTGTTGCTAAAGAATTGATTAGTGAAAATAATTCAGAGGTTTTAATTGGAACTGTAATAGATTTTCCTGAAGGAAACTCTTCGGTTGATGTTAAGATATCCGAAGCAAAAAAGGCAATTGAATTAGGTGCAGACGAACTCGATTTTGTTATCAATTATAATGCATTTAAAAATGGAGATTTAACATTGATAAAAACTGAAGTTGTAAACTGTACAAAACTTTGTTTAGAAAATAATAAAACTGTAAAGTGGATCATAGAAATTGCAGCGTTATCAAATGAAGAAATAATTGTACTTTCACAACTGATTAAAAATATAGTTATCAGTAATTTTGAAGAATCAAATTTTGAAAATATTTTTGTAAAATCTTCTACAGGATTCTTTCAAACTGAAAATAACAAACCAAGTGGAGCAACTTTTGAAGCAATGAAGTTAATAGTAGAAAATGCTTCACCATTAAAAATAAAAGCAGCTGGAGGTGTAAAAACTTTAGAACAAGCTAAAAAAATGATTTCAATTGGAGTTGATAGAATTGGAACTTCATCAGCAAAACAGATTATTTTAAATTTAAATACAGAAACCGACTACTAA